The following is a genomic window from Aquila chrysaetos chrysaetos chromosome 2, bAquChr1.4, whole genome shotgun sequence.
TGTCATCAGTTTGGGCTTGTGGATCATTCACCTGCAGTACGGCTGAACTCCCTGAATAAGTCATTTGCTACAAATAAGGCGCCTAGCTCCTCTTGAAACTATGGTATCCTGAGGCCTAGAACAGAAGATGTTCATCAAGGAGGACAAAGATACCTCCAGCATCAGTCATTAAAGTATGAAATTCTAGTAAGTGCGTACTTTCAAAGGATGCCTTTTGAAATCAAACGTACAGCtagttatttcagtgaaattaaataCTACATTGACACCCAATGGGAATCTCTGGCTCTACTTAATTTCAAACAAACTCCAGCATGCAATGGAAGCGTGCAGAAGCACAACTATTTGCTGCTTGTCTTGTGGGCTTTGGCACCTAAAACAtattaaacaaacagaacaaaagtaTCAACCTTCTCATCATAATCTTCAGTAAATagatcacagaaaaaaacactttgcaTAGACGTTTCTACCTAGTATTACACCATTTGAAATCATACGGCAGCCTTTTATTCAGCAAAATTTCAGTGACTTTACTATTACAGTAGCCACACAGGTTGCCTAAAATACCTGTTATAGCTGgagaaaatagcaaatataCAGAATATAGGGTGGAATTTCAAAATGTGATTATAAAAGATGTTGGGGGGAGGATGCAGTTCCTTATACAATGATTGTACTTTGCCATCAATCATAACCGGATTGATTTTGCCATTGCAGAAAATGAGTGTTATCACGTGATTTGAACTTCAGAAACTGCACAATCATAGACTGCTGGGTTTCAAGAATTACTTGAGTGaaataagcaaaggaaaggatTAAAACCCTCTCTCCCAACATAAGCAGCCTCAGAAAGTGAAAAGTCTAAGCATTCCACAGTGAAAGTGCTTCAGCCTTTACTTCCAATCCACTTCTAACAACTTCTCCTTGTCCCTAGTGGGTCACTGTAAAAAGTTTTCTCTTTGGTTCCCTACTCCCTCAGGAAAgttttgtctctctcttttttttctctttgttgtgAACTTTTGCTTGTCCTCAAGCTCAGGAGAAAGTGagccacattaaaaaacaaacaaatggaaagaaaggaacaatTAGATTCCAACACTGAACTGGCAAGAAATCCAGAGCTCTTGGCAGTCACAGAGTCAATGGAGTGGCTGGAACATTGTATAATTTTGAGACCAGCATCATGGTTTTAATACAACCATGATGTTTCGCATAGTGCCTGTAAAGCTCAAGGACTCAGAAGGTATTCCAGCTAAAGAATTTGAgggaataaaaaagcaaattctaaGCCCACCTACTGCTTATAAAGCACAGATCATTGTGGAAAACTTCCAAAAGCTTAAGATAAAAGAAGAGTAATTCAGAGGGACAGTGTGTACTTGTGTTCTCAAAATTCCTCAGTTAATCAAACGCTTAGTTAATGTCTGTCTCTGTATACttgaatgggggggggggggggggggggggggggggggaacctaCCAGGATTAATACATGATTTTCCCTGCTGAACATATTTCAGTTCATAATAGGCCTGAAGGCCTTtccaataataaataaatttttaaaagatctttcttatttgttttctccgtttgtcttttttttcctacttctccATACTGAACATAACTCAGACCCCTAAATCAAATAGGGCTTGAACCATAGAAGTCAATAGCAATCTTTCCATTGGCATCATATTTTGCATCATGTTTTCAGCAATTTACACTTTTAGATTCCAAATTCTACATGAAtactgcagagctgggagcactCAGAATTTCCCTCATTCAGGCTTTACCTGAACATGCTGTGTCAACAAATGCTGCTCTATTAAAGAGAGGTGCAACTTAATGACAGATATCTGTTACATACTGATAACCTTCATCACCCACTGAGCAGGGTCAGAGAATGCCTAAAGCTTCTTAATCATAATGAAAAGCAGGAACAGTTTCTATCATAAAAGTATACAGTATTGGGGGACATTTTCAGAGTAGCTTTTGCAAATAGGAATCAAGGTCACTTTGAGTTTGACACTGAGCTCTGTCTACCTTTCCTATTCCAAGTATATTGGGAGAAAACTAATCAAACAAGAAAGTAGCCTTTTTGGTAGCACTCAGAACTCCAGCTTTCGGTTGGAGGTAGGAAATGCAGAACTGACAAAGGGGAATGGAAGTATTTCCAATTGTTTGAAGCTCAACAACTGCTGCCGGGTTCAAGTCAGAAGGGTTGTACCCATTTTATCTGAATTGCTTTTGTCCATTCCTAAGTGACCCTGTTTTAATATGCACTTATTTTCCGGTACTACAGGACACCTAGAAACTTAACATCCCTCAGACAGCTTCGACAGCAAAGTGGTTAATGTTTGAAGAATGAGTTATTCTTTCCTTTGCCATGACATTGGGTTCTTATTGTACAACCCTGTACAGTActtagcaatattttttaaagatttaaaaagcaaagagttACAAAACCATTTGCAATTAActtgaaatagaaaagatagcactttttttaaatcccattaTATAGTACACCGTATAAATTACAGAGTATTCAAATGCATAAATGCATCTGTGTAACATTtatcaaatgtaattttttcattgttgttgggggggggtattttttccagagttttttctctttgtcttagACGCCCCCATCTCCCCTCACTATCACGTATGACAGTGCTCCAGGTCTGAGACATTGCTGTTGCAGTATCGCATGTTGTTGGGGATGTGGCAGTCTGTGTAGTTAATGCCCCCGTTTGGGGTATAAATGGGCTGCAGTCTGAAATCTCCTTTAAGGAGCTGATCATTATTTAAGGAGACAATCTGGAAGCTGGTTTCCGTCATCTCCAGGATGGAGTTGTCCTTCTTGGTCCCTGCCTCGCAGTAGTCATCTTTCCGACGGCCCCGGTTATATTTCCACTTCTGGGAGGTGTAACGCCCTTTTTTGTGCATGTGCCAGCAAAAAATGCTGAGCAGGACCACAAGGACAAATATCACTGCACCTCCAATCAACCCTGCCAACAGAAATGGGGAGCCCAGGTTCTGAGAAGTCGTCTGCTCATGGCTGGAGGGGATGTTGCTGCCATTGCTCAAAAAGGAAGCCTTGGTTGTGGCTTCTGAACAGACAGTGTCTTCTCCAGTTCGGTAATTGTTGTAAGTATCCAGTGGAACCAAACAAATCCGATAGGTGGATTTGGGCTCCAGATTTACCAAGCTTAAGTGTTGCTTCTCACCACTAACTATTCGTTCCTGAACAATTCCTCCTACCAGACTATGGCCCATTTTAACCCACGTGAGTTTATATGCCATCACGGTAAAAAGAGACATCCAGTTAACTTGGATGCATGTGTCATTCACAAAATGGATGGAGAGTTGAATCCGTTCGGTTATAGGAGGTGTCACCCTTTCTCTGTCCTCCCTGTCAGGCACAGTGGGGAGTGTGGCTATGGTGGGAGTGAGAGGATTATATTTGCTACTTGGGGGAGGAACTGATGAGGTGGGAACTAATGTAGTTGGCATGGCTGTAGCTGGGACTGGGGTGATGATAAGTGGCAGAccaggggtggtggtggggcatGACAACATATTCATATTGAGCTCCCTGACTGCCATACCTCGGACCTGCTCTGGTCCCTGGCACATAAAACCCCGTACATTGATGGAAGCGGGAATAAATTTGAGCCATTCAGTGACCCACTTAATACTGCAGTCACACAACCAGGGATTATTCCTTACAGTGAGTTGCCTCAGGTTGTGGAGATTATCAAATACCCCCTTTACCAACATCCGAAGCTGATTGTTGGAAATATCAAGACGCTCCAGCTTGTGGAGGTTTGAAAAGGCTGTAAGTGGTATATGGGTTATCTGGTTGTCCTGCAAGTAGAGCCTTAGCAGATGTGTACCTGGAAGATCAGGAGGAGGGTAGGTCAGTGAATTCCGAACTATTGAGAATTCCTTGAGCTTGGAGAGGTGGCTGAAGGTGCCTTCAGCTATGCCTTTATTAGTAAGGAGATTGCCATCCACAATCAGACGCTCCAGACTTGTAAGATTCTGGAAGGCCAGGTCTGAAATGACAGCAATTCGGTTTTCGTCTACTCGAAGTTCTTGTAAGTCCACTGGAAGGCCTACTGGTACGCTGCTTAAGTGATTCTTGGACAAGAACAGAAGCTTGAGGCTGATGGCTTCCCGGAACGCCCCATCCTCAACACCAACAGTGGAGATGGAGTTGTCATCCAGGTGCAGCTCTTCCAGCTTCAAAAGCTGAGCAAGGGCAGCCCGAGAAATGGTTTGAATGTTATTTTCCTGCAGGTGGAGAACCCTGACATTCTTGGGCAGGTTCATGGGGAATTCATCCAATTGGTTACCATACAGGTAGACTGTGTGCACAGACTGGACATTGTGCAACTCTGCAGGAAATCCAGCATTGTTAATTTGGTTATTATGGAGGTAGAGGACGGTTACACCCTCTGGTATCCCAAGAGGCACTGAGGTCAAGCTTCGCTCATTACAGTAGACAAAGTTTCGGTCACAGCGGCACACTTTTGGGCAGGCCAAAGTTTTGGAGACCTGCATGTAGAGCCCCAGGGAGAAGATAAGCCATGATTTCATGAGAACAGCCCAATCTGTGGGCCACATTCTAGTCCACGAACCCAtttctaatttaaagaaataaagtaccAAAGTGTTAAAGAactgataacaataataaagcaCAGGTAGCAAAATCTCAGGTCATTAAAATTGGCTTCTATTTATGTCCAGTGTTCAGGCCAGAGTTAAAGTCCTGGAGGCTAAGTATAAAATAATCCTCTTGTAATTGGCCTACCTCCTACTTTTGATGAGAAAGCCACAGTCTTATTAGCCAGGGTTACAAAGTTTGTTGCCTTCCTCCATGTGTGCTGAAAGAAACAATAGCTGTGTCTTTGCAGGTGAGCAACAGGTTAATTTAAAGCTACCAAAAGTCGTCTGTGTATGAGTTTCTTGGAGGGATAATATTTCCTTTCACTGAAGTCTGTTGGTGTTTGTTACACTCAGCTTTCTGAAGTCAGCAAAGTCCTCATATCAGCTATCTGCCAGATCTGGCCtgcctgtaaaagaaaagagaaaagaaaaagctgaatagCATGAAATGTTGAATAGGGAAGATCAAGCCCATTGGAAGACTATTCTAAGGCTGTGCTCTTTAtggctttctggaaaaaaaggcattaataTTAAACATTAGCTTAATATTACTGTTAAATAGTCTTGAAACAGATGTGATGCAAAGTCATTGCAGTGATTGAAGGActttcagtgacttcagtgaaaGCTAGATCTGTCACTCGTTTTTGCATATTATACCTCCAGTCTTTGTCCTCTCACAGTCTGTTTCAAATCctaaaactaaaacattttagaaacctaaaactaaaccatttAACTGGAAATTTTTgctcaggtattttttttttcgtttGCAGAACCACTGACTTCAATAAATGCTATTCACTGATGCCTGACAGAGTAGACTCTGGGCCGTATTATTTAATCACACtctatgttttttttcatttcctaccAGACTCTGGAATGTTCTGCTACTATTTCTGTAATGCCATTATGTATATTCTCCAACTTAATGCACACTGCCAGATTAGTGCACCTCACTACAGTGAATTAATTAGCTACTTACGAGAAGAGTCTTTTAAATAAGTATGGTAATCCACAAATACAAGATACCCTGCTGTAAGGCATGCATTTGCTAAAACTATCATCTTGATATTGTTTCTGATGTGAACTGTGCTGTCAACAGACTTCAGAAATAGCTTTCCACTAAATGAAACAGGCTCACATCTGCTAAGTTATTGTTTTAGGATATCAGCTCAAACTACAGCAGTTTTGCAGGAAAGCACTTTCTTTGAAACCATAAAGGTTGGATACTTCTTTTAATTCTGCTACACAGTTGTCTGTGAATGGCTACATAAACAAATTTGTTAGCTTTAGTATAGATGAGTTCTTTAATGTATATTTTGAGATTTTAAGTGTACTTTTAAACTTTTACATTCCCAGCTACTATTTATTATTCAGATCTATAGCTAAACAATTCAACTCCctaaagcatgcaaaaaaagaTACTGTACTGTATGAAGTTGTCTTGTCTTGTTATGTGTTGTTTccaatgactgaaaaaaaattctgcattttacatACTTGAACATAATGAAGGATATAAACCTTGGCAAGTACCAAGCATGTGTAGATCTCAGGGTCTTGAATTGCAGTTACATAAGCATagtatttttccagattttgttTACCCAGATCAAAACTCATTGGCTGgtatttcaggaaaatagaatttcagtgaacagaaatcatgtttaaaaatcttttttcctttatttaagcAGTTTAAACACCATCCAGGTAATTCAGAAGCACGTGAAAGCTTGATCTTCTGCTACAGCTGTGCAGTTTATAACATGtcccaaatgctgcttttgggaACTCCATAGACTGACAGTGTAGAAAGTCTCTTTAGGAGTCAAACTGTTATAACCCTGCAACTTTGCACTTGTAGATTACTATATTCATTTGTAGCATCATCAGGTAACAGCCTCAAGGCTAGAACAGTTGCAGATAAAAAGTGAGACCCTGAAGAGTCCTGTAGCTTATCATTATGAATTCAAATGGTAAATGTACATGTAATGCAGCCTACACTGTGTGTTGTCCTTTTCTAGAAACAGTAAGATTAGCTATCCCACTGTTCAAGGTTTTCTGTCTCACAGGCATATTTCAGTTGAGTGGTTTCTTTTCAATTATGTAAGATGACGTGATACTGTAGAGAAACCCTAACAGGATTACATTCTAACATGAGCCTAAGTGTGACAGTTTTTCTGCCTCTAATATGGTCTGGCTCCCATCTAGATCATACTGCTCTGATCCATCATGacactgtctttttaaaataagaaaggacATGCAGAGCCTCCTCTGGGATGCTTGGGACCACACAGAGTAATAATAGTGGTTCTCACTCCCCTTCCATCATGAGAGAGAGACAGTCTGTACCTCCTAACAGGGCCAATACCCTGCACTGAGCTCTCTTTCAATAGTAAGTCCGATTGCTGATTAGGTTTTATTTGACTCCCGGGTGTGATAGAAAGCCCAGCTGAGGAGATGCAgccacaggcagctgcagctcctggttTGCTGGGAATCTCCTAAGGAGGGAATGTCATATTAAAACTGATTTATGCATTCACCTCATTCTAGGACTCTGCCCAGAGTATCTCTCGCCTAGGTAAATGTGGCGCCTGAATAAAAGATTTCAGTAATGATTCTAGCAAATTGGGTCAAACACACAGCACTTCTCATTAGATATTACACGTAAAAGAGCTTTGACTGGACAGTCACTTAAGCATATCAGCAGGTAGGAAGCTGGCACTCTAGAGTTTATCTCCTTTTTATTGTTACATGAATTTTGCCCTTAGAAATCTGTTAAAactttccttcagttttctccCCTTATGATGGTGAGAAAGGGACTCCTTTTATTAAAGCCAGTATCCTAATCTCTAGCTATAAGTCCTTAATAAACTGATAGTATAAAACTCAGTACAGAAAATATGCATTGGTAACTACTGTTGATTGTATTAAGCTAGAGCACAAGGATATATCTAATTAGATATTTATGACTTCAGGGTTGACTGTGGTGTGACAGAGGGAAGGACTGAGGAAGCAAGGATGCAACTGAATgtgcttaaataatttttgggGGAAAAGCTTTACCTCAGTAGTCTTTTACAACTGTTTCATAACAACTCATGGTAGTGGTCAGAGttgcagtatttttcagcaaatcTCAGGGATCCTAATGCAAAAGTCAGTTGTGTCCCTGTGTTAGAAATCTCTACccaaaaagacattaaaaagatTGAAGAGTTGAACAAcctgcttgatttaaaaaagaaattctgagaaggaaaagcatctTCTGCAAATTCCAGAAGGCTGGAAAAGCTGAAACAGTTTGTTCTTTAGCAAATTGCCAAAACTGAAGGCAGATAGAGTAATTGAGatttctccccacccctgccaTGTTGGCTTCCTAAAGCAAGATCTCTGTTTTCAATATTCGTACAAGAACTGAACTGAGTCTCTCTGCGAATGAACTGATCATTTGCAGAAGTAGAATTTTGGAAGTGGGGGAATTAAGGGCACTCCTTAGCTTTCATGATTGTAAAACTTGGGAATTGACTCATAAACTATAGATAGCAGTGACTTTGCCTATTGTGAAGCTGGAAAGTTCTAAGAACCAGTCTAGGAAGAGAGGATGAGGGTAAGGGAATCTGTTGCAattaacttaaaattaaaaaaatcaacaagcAAATGCCTCAATAATAACACATCTGCCCATCACCACCTTGCCCTGTACACTTGATTTCTATTATTTCTCACTAAATCCTCCTTGGAGCACAAGCCACGTCTTCCAAGTGTCTAGGACATTTCCTGTCTTACTGCAGCCAGGATATTAAATCCCATTAGGATTTAAGGAATGGTATAATAAAGTTGAGAAAAGCATATTGAAATACATGAGAACATATGCACATATTTTAGGTGGCCATGTCCAAAAATTTGGCTTAGTGGCCTGAGTTCCTGACATCAATGGAAATGTTCCCTTTCATATCTAAAGAGGAGGTTTTGATCAACATTTTTATCTCACTGTCTTTTTTCAAACCTGCcttatttaaattcctttttggCATGACTAATGCTAGCTGGAGAAGAACAATTCTGGCTTTGTGTGCTGgataaaaatttcaaatttgcttttgttcaaCATTGGAACTGAACAgctcctttaaaatattttgagggtATTTAAAGGCTGAAACATCTGCCTGTAAGTTGGGAAGCTGAAGTTCTTATTAGTCTCCCCTTCAGTGGACAGAATCATGCACACAGCTTAAAGCTTTAGTCACCCTGCTGTCCATAGCCATGAAATAATTCAGCTTCAGTAAACAAATATGTTTCAATAATTAATATATTACTGAAAATGCTACTCAATCATAAATTTGTGGtatctagggaaaaaaacaactaacaCCACACTAGCAGCTTGCTTATAGAACTCTTTCCTACCTCACTGACCAGTATTGCCTCAGTGTCTGTGTCTATGGTGTCTGAAGAAGCTCCAAAGCTGCCCTCAGAGCCATCCTCCCCACCTTTCATGCTGCAGTCTTCCAAACATGCAGTCCCAGGTGTAGCAGTCAAGGTCCCTGTGGCTGCCTGAGAACTTATTAATGCTCAGGGGAGATAACAGAGAATGAAGGGAGGAGATGACAGCATATGGAGCACAGCCCGCATATGAACACTTGCAGCATGTTATAAGCACAGGAGTTTTGTTGTGCTCCTGAAGCCAGGTTGTCTGTCTTCATTAGTCTTCCCATGTTTTATATAAAggctattaattttttaaagggaatAAAATTAACAACACTTGGCTATTCTTTCCTTCAAGTAATcctgaaaataatcaaaaataGGTCCTAGGAATTcaagtttttttctgatattctAACCACTCAGCACCACTTTTCCTAGCAGTTCATCCATTTATTTGAACCTGAGTGCCATGCAACATAAACTGAAAGgcaggcaaaaccaaaaccaaatggTCATATCTACTCTTTCCACTACTACCAGTCAGTGACTCTCATTTAGCACAAAACCACTTGGCATAAATTTTCTTGGCTTTACTGCAGACCAAGGTCATAATCAAGTCATAATCTTACTCTACATGATTATAATATAGAATAAGTACAAGGCTATTATATCTGGAATTGAATGAcaaccagaaaacaaatctaATTCCATCCCTCTGAAACCTAGTACAGAGTTCCTAGTGCTTGAGAAAAATGCCCCTCTATTTCTATCATctagtaacaaaaataattatggaaTAATACCTGacaaatccatttttttccatataagtAGAGTTCACATCTACACATGAATTATCATCCTGCTTTTAACAGATTAGGAGCCTTAGGTGATGGTTTACTGTATATGTTTCTCTATGAGTTACTTGGGTTTGAACTTTGTGTTCAAAATTTAATATGAGGGTATAATTTCTGCAtcaaagacacagagaaaatgacCCAAAGGAACCAAAATGCTTTTACAGGAAGCCTTTTGTGTGCTTGCTGCGGTGGCTGCTTCATAGTTATGGGCGTGTATTATGTAAGAAGAAGAGGTAAGGGGGCAGAAAAAGAggtgaagaggaagagaagaaaccaTCCTTGGTGCCCTCTTCTAAAGTGAATATTGATGTCAGGATAATGATCAGTAATTAATACTGGAAGGAAACCTTAAAGTGTCTCTGTGCACTGTTACAGACACTCTGAAGGCTATGTGGACAGATTTTGGCAGAGAAAGACATTATTGCCTTTGCAATACTTTTAGCAAAATGATTCAGCAAATGTACACAAATGAGCTCTTCCCTcttgttcttttctgctctgatcaggatgtttctggttttgcctCTCAATTTGCACTTATAATTATTCTCAAAAGCTCAGATCAGGCAGCCTGCTGGAGGCAAGTGAAATGGATTTGGATCTGCCTTGGTGGAGGCAGGAGAAAGTTTAGAGAGTGGTATATCTTGCAACAATGGGCGTAAAGACGTCGTTTGCCATGCTTCTCCCCCTTGCTCTTCTCTAACCTTCCGCTCCTCCAAGCCTTTTATCTCTTTCCAGCTACATTCCTGCAAATTATCAAGCAGACACATTTCCCAGAAGGATGCAGGCTTCAGGaaatccctttttaaaaggcatgATATTATAATCAACAAAAGCTTTGTCTTTGGAAATTTGGGTTGTGTACAGGTTCTTGTCAGTCAACAGGAACCTGACAGAGCCCAATTCCTCCAGAAGGGGGAGCTAAGACAGCAGGAAACTTTCCCctgaataaacaaataaatgaataaatgtgggacttgttttcttcccactttGTCCATCCCCacccacatgcacacacttCTTCCTCACAGATGTCTGGGATTGCCAGTGATTGCTGGCTGGTTTGACAGCGTCTCTCTTACATGCCTGACAAACTGAGCAGTACAGCACTTTGTTTCTgggaaaattaatatttctatatTCTAATAATCAGCATTATTCCCAACTTGAATTTTATGTGCTTCATGGTTCAAGACTGTTTTTTACTTGTGGGTTACTACAGACTGCATTATTGCATAGGTATGAGGAGGCATGcgggggtggggcggggggtggAAGAGttagcatggaaaaaaagaaagagaggtttGTGAGGGATACAGTGCAGGTAcagcagatttttctccttttacatATTAGTAGGAACCAGTGACAggtgaaaagagagaaaaaaaactacaAGACATAATCACTAGAGTGACCACTGTACTCCAGGAAGCAGGGCTGAAATAGCTACAAGAACAATGGTATTAATGCCTCAGGTGGAGCCATGAATTCCAGGCTGCCATTTATGCCACCAGGCACTGTGCTGTGCCACACATCCCACTCAGCTTCTCAGACTTGCCCGTAAGTGGGTGTTGAAGTGCCAAAGTTCATATGTGGAGAATACAGCCTACCTAGACTAACATATCTTCACTCCTGTGTTTactttaacatttatttatgacagaaggAAGTTATTCTCCGAACTTGATGCTGCATAACTTTATCAAGACCATATCACCTGTGATAATTAATAAAACTCTGACACGAGAAACATCTGTGTCTCCAGTCTGTGACAAAAAAATTCATCCCTGCTCCTGCACACAGGTGCCCTATAGGTCAATGCAATTTTTGTCGTAGTCAGTGTATGTCAGGGAATATGACTATTTTTAGtaacaaaaaacagaaatgaaagactATAGAACATCTAATGGAAAACATCAAAGAAATAGCACATAGCTTACTGCAGGCTACATTATTGGACACTGTTGTGCTTTCCATCCAAATTTATCTTTTGGTTTGTCATACCACCCAGTCCAATCTGAACGCCTGTCTGCACAAATTAATCTTGCATAGACCTTTGCTATTGATCATTTCAGCTTCTGGCAGAACCAGGAGAGCCGGAAATGGAAAAGTGCCACTACAAACTTCTTGCCTGTGGAATCATGAATTCTAACATAGGAATCATCAAAAACTACTATTTCAGCTAATTGTAGCTGCCAGAGTAAAAGGTGATGAGGACACACATGgcaaattaaaaagcaaaatctttaatTGCCTCTGCACAAGCAGGTAGAACTCCCTCATAGAACACAAGGGAGAAGGCAACGTGCAGAACTCCAGGTTTTTAACTAATGTGAGCTTCTGAGTTGTGTAGGACTTCAAGGcagcccaaagtcatggataGCCCAAGCATTTATTTATAAGGAAATATCCCTGCTTTCATTATAAAATTGCTGAAAATTTACTCCAGATGGTGACCATCATGATATTTTCACTCCAGTGGGAAAAGAGGAACAGATGATCACCTCCAGGACTCACATTAAATGGAGTATTGCACCTACTAGCAAAGGGCTATTGGTGTCTTTATTAACCTTCCCCCAAGGCCTAGTCTAATTTTTCACCAGTCCAATGTTGCACTCTTTAAAACTTAACAAATTTGTCAAAAAGTAAGAACGATCTATTTAGTGTGGTAGTGAATTAATTCCCTAGTCTTTCATTCACAAAGAACTGATCTCATGTCTTAGGTGAAATAGTTTTGATCAATCTCATCTAGCACTCCATAAACTCAGCAATGTACTATGTGATGAAGTAAAACTGGATTGAGAAAGTTGGCAATGGCAGATGAAAAGAATCTTACATGAGGAGCTATCTGGAGCATTTCaacagaatgtattttaattaaaatatattatttcactGAAGCCAAAACCTTTCATGGAAATTTGTCAGTTTTGATTATGTTTTCAATAGG
Proteins encoded in this region:
- the FLRT2 gene encoding leucine-rich repeat transmembrane protein FLRT2, with the protein product MGSWTRMWPTDWAVLMKSWLIFSLGLYMQVSKTLACPKVCRCDRNFVYCNERSLTSVPLGIPEGVTVLYLHNNQINNAGFPAELHNVQSVHTVYLYGNQLDEFPMNLPKNVRVLHLQENNIQTISRAALAQLLKLEELHLDDNSISTVGVEDGAFREAISLKLLFLSKNHLSSVPVGLPVDLQELRVDENRIAVISDLAFQNLTSLERLIVDGNLLTNKGIAEGTFSHLSKLKEFSIVRNSLTYPPPDLPGTHLLRLYLQDNQITHIPLTAFSNLHKLERLDISNNQLRMLVKGVFDNLHNLRQLTVRNNPWLCDCSIKWVTEWLKFIPASINVRGFMCQGPEQVRGMAVRELNMNMLSCPTTTPGLPLIITPVPATAMPTTLVPTSSVPPPSSKYNPLTPTIATLPTVPDREDRERVTPPITERIQLSIHFVNDTCIQVNWMSLFTVMAYKLTWVKMGHSLVGGIVQERIVSGEKQHLSLVNLEPKSTYRICLVPLDTYNNYRTGEDTVCSEATTKASFLSNGSNIPSSHEQTTSQNLGSPFLLAGLIGGAVIFVLVVLLSIFCWHMHKKGRYTSQKWKYNRGRRKDDYCEAGTKKDNSILEMTETSFQIVSLNNDQLLKGDFRLQPIYTPNGGINYTDCHIPNNMRYCNSNVSDLEHCHT